One region of Salvia miltiorrhiza cultivar Shanhuang (shh) chromosome 3, IMPLAD_Smil_shh, whole genome shotgun sequence genomic DNA includes:
- the LOC131016626 gene encoding uncharacterized protein LOC131016626 isoform X2 has translation METGKQSSSSFTSDLFGAKDSSSSSQILSSIFAPPAKVSGLENEKKNGSVTQASTAKTGEKEKRSYLEEEKTTPFHYSSSIYYGGQDVYSQPHSSSLTTEMQLNKDVGEDESDSASRGNWWQGSLYY, from the exons ATGGAAACAGGGAAGCAATCGTCTTCTTCATTCACTTCTGATCTTTTTGGGGCCAAggattcttcttcatcttctcaGATTTTGAGCTCCATTTTTGCCCCACCTGCTAag GTGAGTGGACTGGAAAATGAGAAGAAGAATGGTTCTGTAACTCAAGCGTCTACTGCAAAAACAG GTGAGAAGGAGAAAAGATCGTATTTGGAGGAGGAGAAAACGACGCCGTTTCACTACAGCTCGTCGATATACTACGGTGGGCAAGATGTCTATTCTCAACCCCACAGTTCCAGCCTCACTACT GAGATGCAGTTAAATAAGGATGTGGGAGAAGACGAGTCAGACAGTGCTTCAAGAGGGAATTGGTGGCAGG GATCGCTTTACTACTAA
- the LOC131016626 gene encoding uncharacterized protein LOC131016626 isoform X3, producing METGKQSSSSFTSDLFGAKDSSSSSQILSSIFAPPAKVSGLENEKKNGSVTQASTAKTGEKEKRSYLEEEKTTPFHYSSSIYYGGQDVYSQPHSSSLTTLNKDVGEDESDSASRGNWWQGSLYY from the exons ATGGAAACAGGGAAGCAATCGTCTTCTTCATTCACTTCTGATCTTTTTGGGGCCAAggattcttcttcatcttctcaGATTTTGAGCTCCATTTTTGCCCCACCTGCTAag GTGAGTGGACTGGAAAATGAGAAGAAGAATGGTTCTGTAACTCAAGCGTCTACTGCAAAAACAG GTGAGAAGGAGAAAAGATCGTATTTGGAGGAGGAGAAAACGACGCCGTTTCACTACAGCTCGTCGATATACTACGGTGGGCAAGATGTCTATTCTCAACCCCACAGTTCCAGCCTCACTACT TTAAATAAGGATGTGGGAGAAGACGAGTCAGACAGTGCTTCAAGAGGGAATTGGTGGCAGG GATCGCTTTACTACTAA
- the LOC131016626 gene encoding uncharacterized protein LOC131016626 isoform X1 produces the protein METGKQSSSSFTSDLFGAKDSSSSSQILSSIFAPPAKVSGLENEKKNGSVTQASTAKTGEKEKRSYLEEEKTTPFHYSSSIYYGGQDVYSQPHSSSLTTLNKDVGEDESDSASRGNWWQGAFSHAPFIHQSVFSIFN, from the exons ATGGAAACAGGGAAGCAATCGTCTTCTTCATTCACTTCTGATCTTTTTGGGGCCAAggattcttcttcatcttctcaGATTTTGAGCTCCATTTTTGCCCCACCTGCTAag GTGAGTGGACTGGAAAATGAGAAGAAGAATGGTTCTGTAACTCAAGCGTCTACTGCAAAAACAG GTGAGAAGGAGAAAAGATCGTATTTGGAGGAGGAGAAAACGACGCCGTTTCACTACAGCTCGTCGATATACTACGGTGGGCAAGATGTCTATTCTCAACCCCACAGTTCCAGCCTCACTACT TTAAATAAGGATGTGGGAGAAGACGAGTCAGACAGTGCTTCAAGAGGGAATTGGTGGCAGGGTGCGTTCTCTCATGCACCATTCATTCATCAATCTGTGTTTTCCATATTTAATTAA